One genomic window of Candidatus Pseudobacter hemicellulosilyticus includes the following:
- a CDS encoding TonB-dependent receptor → MQLLLMGMGRDERQMQLEGRILTREGQPVPAVSIRFKHLSTGTTTDEEGLFRLACHPGNYTLVFSHTGFQPLETGLTVAWNESGKQSYEVVLEERTVYLKEVLVTGRALSASPSLASLKRHHRLIPGGSSLALMEPAVQRLETLKDALKYEPGVIIQEFFGANDQPRLSIRGSGIQSNPQRRGIYLLQDGIPVNFADGSFIIGVMDPSLAASVEVFKGANAAGYGAATLGGALNFNTRTGRQQQGLSVKSEGGSFGYGSVTALLGDQWDNKDAHLALSASRQDGFRQHNSNNKAGLAANFGYRVSEKVDTRTYLNFSHIDFDVPGPLTLTMIEEDPAQLNKGVVLPYSMGPDIARDKPGREATVLRVSHRMAVQLAAETDLTLAVYYQHVQDRFVFPIVLSTQRSAGHDLGATISLVHTLGKHRLSAGLIGSYGSISRRGHINKDGLDSYMFSKDRLKAANLTVFAEDDWTVNHRWRLIAGLQAVTNTRNSRDVFPDPDLRPWYSHTSGKYRYFHSDRISLDQQYHAVNPRLGAIFQAGRKKELQFFGNISASYEPPTFDELVGTAVTDNINTSPKQLFAVRLDKQTALTTELGSRYEGSRFGWNISLYHSWLRNELLEVKDFVLGVKETRNYPRTIHRGIELGLMAIPIRRIFSASGKDQLMIRGMYTYSDFYFSSGEYTGNKLAGVPPHYISASLEYRNKGQFFVAASLESQPQPAFVDHQNTLVQPAFTIYGCRIGYEGVRHFSFYVEGKNIGNRHYAASYIINDQIHPPPMPFPAFTVNNIAFFMPGPTRAIYVGVSYQLDKRQSNKNSNKQ, encoded by the coding sequence ATGCAGCTGTTGTTGATGGGTATGGGCAGGGACGAAAGACAGATGCAGCTGGAAGGAAGGATACTAACCCGGGAAGGGCAGCCGGTGCCTGCGGTCTCCATTCGCTTCAAACACCTGTCCACCGGAACAACTACGGATGAGGAAGGACTTTTCAGGCTTGCCTGCCATCCTGGAAACTATACGCTGGTCTTCTCTCATACCGGTTTTCAGCCTCTGGAAACCGGGCTCACCGTAGCCTGGAATGAATCCGGTAAACAATCCTATGAAGTAGTGCTGGAAGAAAGAACCGTATACCTCAAAGAGGTGCTGGTGACCGGCAGGGCGCTGTCAGCCAGTCCCTCGCTGGCCAGTCTCAAACGCCATCACCGCCTCATTCCCGGCGGCAGCTCGCTGGCCCTGATGGAGCCGGCTGTGCAGCGACTGGAAACGCTGAAGGATGCACTGAAATACGAACCGGGGGTGATCATCCAGGAATTTTTTGGCGCCAACGACCAGCCCCGCTTAAGTATCCGCGGTTCCGGTATTCAAAGCAATCCGCAGCGACGCGGTATTTATTTATTGCAGGATGGTATTCCCGTCAATTTTGCAGACGGTTCTTTTATCATCGGTGTGATGGACCCGTCCCTGGCGGCTTCGGTAGAAGTGTTCAAAGGCGCCAATGCCGCCGGTTATGGCGCAGCCACATTGGGCGGCGCCCTCAATTTCAATACCCGGACCGGCAGGCAGCAGCAGGGGCTTTCCGTCAAATCAGAAGGCGGCTCCTTTGGTTATGGCTCAGTTACTGCCCTGCTGGGCGATCAATGGGATAATAAAGATGCACACCTGGCCCTGTCAGCCAGCAGGCAGGATGGTTTCCGCCAGCACAACAGCAATAATAAAGCAGGACTTGCCGCCAACTTCGGTTACCGGGTATCGGAAAAAGTGGATACCCGCACTTACCTCAATTTTTCTCATATTGATTTTGATGTGCCAGGGCCGCTGACCCTGACTATGATTGAAGAAGATCCTGCCCAGTTGAATAAAGGCGTAGTACTTCCTTATTCTATGGGACCGGATATCGCCCGCGATAAACCCGGCCGGGAAGCCACTGTCCTGCGCGTCAGTCACCGCATGGCTGTGCAACTGGCCGCTGAAACCGATCTTACCCTGGCGGTCTATTACCAGCATGTGCAGGATCGCTTTGTATTTCCGATCGTATTGTCCACCCAGCGTTCCGCTGGTCATGATCTCGGTGCTACCATCAGCCTGGTGCATACCCTGGGTAAGCACCGTTTGTCAGCAGGGTTGATTGGCAGTTACGGATCCATCAGCCGCAGGGGCCATATCAATAAAGATGGACTGGACTCCTATATGTTCAGCAAAGACAGGCTCAAAGCCGCCAACCTGACCGTTTTTGCGGAAGACGACTGGACGGTCAACCACCGCTGGCGCCTGATTGCCGGACTGCAGGCGGTGACCAATACACGCAACAGCCGGGATGTTTTTCCCGATCCGGACCTGCGGCCCTGGTATAGCCATACCTCCGGCAAATACCGCTATTTCCATTCAGACAGGATATCCCTGGATCAGCAGTATCATGCTGTCAATCCCAGGCTGGGTGCTATTTTCCAGGCAGGCCGAAAGAAAGAACTGCAGTTTTTTGGAAATATCAGTGCCAGCTATGAACCGCCCACATTTGATGAACTGGTGGGTACGGCAGTGACCGATAATATCAACACCAGCCCCAAACAGCTGTTTGCGGTCCGGCTGGATAAACAGACTGCCCTGACAACTGAGCTGGGCAGCCGCTATGAAGGGAGCCGCTTTGGCTGGAATATTTCTCTTTACCATTCCTGGCTGCGCAACGAGTTGCTGGAAGTGAAAGATTTTGTGCTGGGCGTAAAAGAGACCAGGAACTATCCGCGCACCATACACCGGGGTATTGAGTTAGGACTTATGGCCATACCCATCCGACGGATATTCAGTGCGTCAGGAAAAGATCAGCTGATGATCCGCGGCATGTATACCTATAGTGATTTCTATTTCAGCTCGGGAGAATATACCGGCAATAAGCTGGCCGGCGTACCGCCGCACTATATCAGCGCCTCGCTGGAATACCGGAATAAGGGACAGTTTTTTGTAGCAGCCAGCCTGGAAAGCCAGCCACAGCCTGCCTTTGTGGATCACCAGAACACCCTGGTACAACCAGCCTTTACCATTTATGGCTGCAGGATAGGGTATGAAGGCGTAAGACATTTCAGCTTTTACGTGGAAGGAAAGAATATCGGCAACAGGCATTATGCCGCCAGTTATATTATCAACGACCAGATACACCCGCCGCCAATGCCTTTCCCGGCATTCACGGTAAACAATATTGCTTTTTTTATGCCCGGCCCAACCCGCGCTATTTATGTGGGGGTCAGTTACCAGCTGGACAAAAGACAAAGCAATAAAAACTCAAACAAGCAGTAA
- a CDS encoding class I SAM-dependent methyltransferase codes for MAIELQLNQKQGHWILARVGKRVLRPGGRELTRVLIDNMDIGTADDVVEFAPGLGFTASLTCARKPSSYTGVDNNQEAAALAARNIRYDRVKMIVADAAETTLPDACATRVYGEAMLTMQSLEHKKAIIREAARLLRPGGYYGIHEMGLKPDNISEAIKQSVYKEISANIRVPARPLTTAEWVALMEGEGFEVVSVHHNPMHLLEPKRVIQDEGFFRTLKIVYNVLTHADLRQRIKTMRRTFKKHESNINAIAIVARKV; via the coding sequence ATGGCAATAGAATTACAACTGAATCAAAAACAGGGACACTGGATACTGGCCCGTGTAGGGAAAAGAGTATTACGCCCGGGCGGCAGGGAACTGACCCGCGTGCTGATTGATAATATGGATATCGGGACCGCCGATGATGTGGTGGAATTTGCGCCGGGATTAGGTTTTACCGCTTCGCTGACCTGTGCCCGCAAACCCAGCAGTTATACCGGCGTGGATAACAACCAGGAGGCTGCTGCGCTGGCCGCCAGGAATATACGGTATGACCGGGTGAAAATGATTGTGGCAGATGCTGCCGAAACCACGCTGCCGGATGCCTGTGCTACCAGGGTATACGGGGAAGCTATGCTGACCATGCAATCGCTGGAGCATAAAAAAGCCATTATCCGGGAAGCCGCCCGTCTGCTCAGGCCCGGTGGTTATTATGGCATCCATGAAATGGGCCTCAAGCCGGACAATATCAGTGAGGCCATCAAACAAAGTGTATACAAGGAGATCAGTGCCAATATCCGTGTCCCTGCACGTCCCCTGACAACTGCCGAATGGGTGGCGCTGATGGAAGGAGAAGGTTTTGAAGTGGTCAGCGTGCATCATAATCCCATGCACCTGCTGGAGCCCAAAAGAGTGATCCAGGATGAAGGCTTTTTCCGCACGCTGAAGATTGTATACAATGTGCTGACGCATGCTGATCTGCGGCAACGTATAAAAACCATGCGCAGGACATTTAAAAAACACGAAAGTAATATCAATGCCATTGCTATTGTGGCGCGTAAAGTATAA
- a CDS encoding RNA polymerase sigma-70 factor — translation MPKPFPDTLIFQELAKGNTVAMEQLFEIFYERLFLYISQLIKSDTVAEELAMDVFMKLWTGRDHLGAIQNPEAYLFRIARNKGIDFLRSAAGDQQLGDMLWEQIQAADSYQADQPLLTREFEEKLREAIGLLPPQRKKIYHLSREEMLSHDQIASKLHISRSSVNNQLVQAQRSVRSYLAKSLDLTTLLIITGLLFFANQ, via the coding sequence ATGCCCAAGCCATTTCCAGATACATTGATCTTCCAGGAGCTTGCAAAAGGTAATACGGTTGCCATGGAGCAGCTGTTCGAAATATTTTATGAACGCCTTTTCCTGTATATCTCCCAGCTCATCAAATCAGATACTGTTGCGGAAGAGCTGGCCATGGATGTATTCATGAAGCTCTGGACAGGCCGGGATCACCTCGGTGCTATTCAAAACCCCGAAGCCTACCTGTTCCGCATTGCCCGCAATAAGGGCATTGATTTTCTCCGGTCGGCCGCGGGCGACCAACAGCTCGGGGATATGCTCTGGGAGCAGATCCAGGCAGCAGACTCCTACCAGGCGGACCAGCCCCTGCTGACCCGGGAATTTGAAGAAAAACTGCGGGAAGCCATCGGACTGTTGCCACCCCAGCGGAAAAAGATTTATCACCTCAGTCGCGAAGAAATGCTCTCGCATGATCAGATAGCCAGCAAACTGCATATTTCCCGCAGCTCGGTCAATAACCAGCTGGTGCAGGCCCAGCGATCTGTCAGGAGCTACCTGGCCAAATCACTCGACCTTACCACCCTCCTCATTATTACCGGCTTATTATTTTTTGCGAACCAATAG
- a CDS encoding FecR domain-containing protein: MQNWNKETWDYLVDRYFSNSITASELDSLLEMTRSAAHEDMLAAALLEQWEKAGHQSTGSLAKDKLSHFMSRAGITAAPVVPLRKKQRPWLKYAAVLLLAAGAATYFLVQQRHSQPAGDRIIVMSQPAEHALKPGADGATLTLSDNSVIVLDSAADGIITVQGQTQVLNKDGALSYQAGGKAGQSQLLNTLTTARGKQYRLALADGTKVWLNAASSIRFPTAFSANERRVEITGEVYFEVTQQKEAPFIVQFNAAPGRSGEVLVLGTHFNINAYEDENTVRTSLLEGRVKISGEAGQSKILFPGEQARLHSHSGLQVTREVDMDAVVAWKNGYFSFHKADLPTVMRQIARWYDVEIAYAGAIPDRQFGGEIARTSNGAEVLTILEESDVHFKVEGKKITVLP; encoded by the coding sequence ATGCAAAACTGGAACAAAGAAACCTGGGATTACCTGGTTGACCGATATTTCTCCAACAGCATCACAGCAAGTGAACTGGATTCCTTACTGGAGATGACCAGGTCCGCAGCCCATGAGGACATGCTGGCGGCCGCCCTGCTGGAACAATGGGAAAAAGCAGGCCATCAGTCCACCGGATCACTGGCCAAAGACAAGCTCAGCCATTTTATGAGCAGGGCCGGCATTACAGCTGCGCCGGTTGTTCCCCTTCGCAAAAAACAGCGGCCCTGGCTGAAATATGCCGCAGTCCTGCTGCTGGCCGCCGGCGCCGCCACTTATTTCCTGGTGCAGCAACGCCATAGCCAACCCGCCGGAGACAGGATCATCGTCATGTCCCAACCGGCAGAACATGCGTTGAAGCCTGGCGCAGATGGCGCTACCCTGACTCTCTCGGACAATAGTGTTATTGTGCTGGACAGCGCGGCCGACGGAATTATTACCGTGCAGGGGCAAACGCAGGTACTGAATAAAGACGGCGCACTCAGCTACCAGGCCGGCGGAAAGGCGGGTCAGTCGCAGCTCCTGAACACACTGACCACGGCAAGGGGAAAACAATACCGGCTGGCCCTGGCGGATGGCACTAAAGTATGGCTGAATGCAGCCTCTTCCATCCGTTTTCCCACGGCATTCAGCGCCAACGAAAGAAGAGTAGAAATTACCGGGGAAGTCTATTTTGAAGTGACCCAGCAAAAAGAAGCGCCCTTCATAGTACAATTCAATGCGGCGCCCGGCCGCTCCGGTGAAGTACTGGTGCTGGGCACGCACTTCAATATCAATGCCTATGAAGATGAAAACACCGTACGCACCAGCCTGCTGGAAGGCAGGGTGAAGATCAGCGGGGAAGCAGGCCAGTCAAAAATATTATTCCCTGGCGAGCAGGCCCGCCTGCACAGCCACTCCGGCCTGCAGGTTACGCGGGAAGTGGATATGGACGCTGTAGTGGCCTGGAAGAACGGCTATTTCTCTTTCCATAAGGCAGACCTGCCCACCGTCATGCGACAGATAGCGCGCTGGTACGATGTAGAGATAGCCTATGCCGGAGCCATCCCCGACAGGCAGTTTGGCGGAGAAATAGCCCGCACCAGCAATGGCGCGGAAGTGCTGACCATACTCGAAGAAAGCGATGTCCATTTCAAAGTAGAAGGAAAAAAGATCACTGTACTGCCTTAA
- a CDS encoding nuclear transport factor 2 family protein — protein sequence MEAKQIIRQIIALFDNNDTEGLINIVTDDFEWIMVGDMTVKGKEELKKMFAASGDMEMLSATKDHLVVEGNTGVCDGIVTMKENGEEKERHYCDIYELQGEKLKKMTTYIVNKR from the coding sequence ATGGAAGCAAAACAAATTATCCGGCAGATCATCGCCCTCTTTGACAATAACGATACCGAAGGGCTCATCAATATTGTTACTGATGATTTTGAATGGATTATGGTTGGCGATATGACCGTAAAAGGTAAAGAGGAGCTGAAAAAAATGTTTGCTGCAAGCGGAGATATGGAAATGCTCAGCGCTACCAAAGATCACTTAGTGGTAGAAGGCAATACCGGCGTTTGTGATGGTATTGTCACCATGAAAGAAAACGGGGAAGAAAAGGAACGGCATTACTGTGATATCTACGAGCTGCAGGGAGAAAAGCTGAAAAAGATGACCACTTATATAGTGAACAAGCGATAG
- a CDS encoding TonB-dependent receptor, with protein MVKFTALLLLAACMQVSANVTAQKITISEKDADLQRIFKTIRKQTGTAFFFDEQWLRDTEKVTINMRNASLEAVLDSCFRHQPLTYSIVGSTVVLKKKERMEEPGMLTLYKTIKGLVADEQDQPLTGVSVMVRGTTKGTSTNGAGEFSIDANPGDVLVFSMIGYKEATATVGAGTNVNIRLSVLATEGSQIVVVGYGAMKKSDLSAAVSTVPDMQQIKNRPVLNVAGMIQGKVAGVTAISNGGHPNSSPTITIRGTGSRSSENVLFVVDGVPNAPFNPSDVESIVILKDAASAAIYGAFTGAAGVILVTTRQAAKGNPGVTYEGFVGAKTAWRLPQSLTAEDEAKVANLARTNAGMQLQSGWDASLNPYAQVTRTDWMDQIFRTGMIQRHTVSLNAGTDKFSTLLQARYEEEEGTLVNTYAKNLSLRFNAHYKLNDHVKLRQELFWNNNDNRGTETSSGYSGTILSAIYMPRSATPYYDDGTFGGTGPRDSDYLGIHGDAINPLATLLRNNPYNKTGDIQSVSEITISQLLPGLSFISRFSYRTNNGLYKNFEPKRTEPGKPNTMNTLSYSSSKYYQWFWENTLNYNKVLGRHNISAMASMTGQESSSRSFSATARSFENESDWAQFFVNAGIFDQDKASDNQWKDRSASYVGRLSYSWADRYFLTGSYRYDMAGRLASSTRGQGFPGVTAAWKLSSEPFFDVQSINLLKVRASWGRIGNLGSIGVNYAYPKLASNHTYQVGEGGPNTPALYIDSRHNPDLAWESSEQTDIGLDVTVLNNKLNFTADYFKKRTFNLIKQQDNEWTATFGYNPPYINQGEIRNTGLELSATWSDRIGEVSYQVGANIATLKNKVHYIDDNPKSAWTDGATWRGVMSPYRSVVGQPIYSFWLIQTDGIFQTDQEAQAYTGKNGSRIQPDAHAGDLKFVDADGDGNIDDDDRVFMGSAFPDLTYGFTANLTWKNFDLSIFLQGVSGVKLFHAFKQTTLNGAEQGYNRWNKILDAWSPENPNSTIPLIRANDPNKNFQRPSDWFLENGNYMRIKNILVGYTFNHIKWTNGLRVYISADNLLTITKYSGMDPEVGGIGFDGGQFPVSRVVAIGAKLNF; from the coding sequence ATGGTAAAATTTACAGCCCTGTTGCTGCTGGCCGCCTGTATGCAGGTCAGCGCCAACGTTACCGCCCAGAAGATCACCATATCTGAAAAAGACGCTGATCTTCAACGGATCTTTAAAACCATCCGAAAGCAGACTGGTACTGCGTTCTTTTTTGATGAGCAATGGCTCCGCGATACGGAAAAAGTGACCATCAACATGCGGAACGCCTCGCTGGAAGCTGTGCTGGACAGCTGCTTCCGCCACCAGCCGCTCACCTACTCCATTGTAGGCAGCACGGTGGTGCTGAAGAAAAAGGAAAGGATGGAAGAACCCGGCATGCTCACTTTATACAAGACCATCAAAGGCCTGGTAGCCGATGAACAGGACCAGCCGCTGACCGGCGTTTCCGTCATGGTGCGCGGCACCACAAAAGGCACTTCCACCAATGGCGCCGGTGAATTCAGCATTGACGCCAACCCCGGTGATGTGCTGGTATTTTCCATGATCGGTTATAAAGAGGCCACTGCCACTGTAGGCGCCGGCACAAACGTCAATATCCGCCTGTCCGTGCTGGCCACAGAAGGCAGCCAGATAGTAGTAGTTGGGTATGGCGCTATGAAAAAGAGCGATCTGTCCGCAGCGGTATCCACTGTTCCCGATATGCAGCAGATCAAGAACCGGCCCGTACTGAACGTGGCAGGTATGATACAGGGTAAAGTAGCCGGCGTTACAGCCATCAGCAATGGCGGCCACCCCAACAGCTCCCCCACTATCACCATCCGTGGTACGGGTTCCCGCTCTTCTGAAAACGTATTGTTTGTAGTGGATGGAGTACCCAATGCGCCTTTCAACCCCTCGGATGTTGAATCTATCGTTATATTGAAAGATGCCGCTTCTGCAGCTATCTACGGAGCTTTCACCGGTGCTGCCGGTGTTATCCTGGTCACTACGCGCCAGGCCGCCAAAGGCAATCCCGGTGTTACCTATGAGGGTTTTGTAGGCGCCAAAACAGCCTGGCGACTGCCGCAATCACTCACTGCCGAAGACGAGGCCAAAGTAGCCAACCTGGCCCGCACCAATGCCGGCATGCAATTGCAAAGCGGATGGGACGCCAGCCTCAACCCTTATGCACAGGTGACCCGGACCGACTGGATGGACCAGATCTTCCGCACCGGCATGATCCAGCGCCATACCGTATCCCTGAACGCAGGGACCGATAAATTTTCTACCCTGCTCCAGGCACGCTATGAAGAAGAAGAAGGTACGCTGGTGAACACCTACGCCAAAAACCTGTCCCTCCGCTTTAACGCACATTATAAACTGAACGATCACGTTAAATTGCGCCAGGAGCTGTTCTGGAACAACAATGACAACCGCGGAACAGAAACCTCCAGCGGTTATAGCGGTACCATCCTGTCCGCTATCTATATGCCCCGCTCCGCCACCCCTTATTATGATGACGGTACATTTGGCGGCACAGGGCCAAGGGATTCCGACTACCTCGGTATCCACGGCGATGCCATCAACCCGCTGGCCACCCTGCTGCGCAACAACCCTTATAATAAAACGGGCGATATCCAATCTGTATCTGAAATAACCATCTCGCAGCTGCTGCCCGGTCTCAGTTTTATTTCCCGTTTCTCTTACCGCACCAACAACGGCCTGTACAAAAATTTTGAGCCCAAACGCACAGAGCCCGGTAAGCCGAACACCATGAATACCCTGAGCTATTCCAGCAGCAAATACTATCAATGGTTCTGGGAAAATACCCTGAACTATAACAAGGTGCTGGGCCGTCACAATATTTCGGCCATGGCCTCTATGACTGGCCAGGAAAGCAGCTCCCGCTCTTTCAGCGCCACTGCCCGCAGCTTTGAAAATGAATCCGACTGGGCGCAGTTCTTTGTGAATGCCGGCATTTTTGACCAGGACAAGGCTTCCGATAACCAATGGAAAGACAGGAGCGCCTCTTATGTAGGCCGCCTTTCCTATAGCTGGGCCGACCGCTATTTCCTGACCGGCAGCTACCGCTATGATATGGCCGGCAGACTGGCTTCCAGCACCCGCGGCCAGGGCTTTCCCGGCGTTACCGCCGCCTGGAAACTCAGCTCGGAACCCTTCTTTGATGTACAAAGCATCAACCTGCTGAAAGTACGCGCCAGCTGGGGCCGCATCGGCAACCTGGGCTCTATCGGCGTGAACTATGCCTATCCCAAGCTGGCTTCCAACCATACCTACCAGGTAGGTGAAGGAGGCCCCAACACCCCAGCCCTCTATATTGACTCCAGGCATAATCCCGACCTGGCCTGGGAGTCTTCTGAACAAACTGATATCGGCCTGGATGTTACTGTACTCAACAATAAGCTGAACTTCACCGCTGATTATTTTAAGAAGCGCACGTTCAACCTGATCAAACAACAGGACAACGAATGGACTGCTACTTTCGGCTATAACCCGCCTTACATCAACCAGGGCGAGATCCGGAACACAGGGCTGGAATTATCCGCCACCTGGAGTGATCGTATCGGCGAAGTATCTTACCAGGTGGGCGCCAACATCGCCACCCTGAAGAATAAAGTCCATTACATTGACGATAACCCGAAATCCGCCTGGACTGATGGCGCTACCTGGAGAGGTGTCATGTCCCCCTATCGCTCTGTGGTTGGTCAGCCCATCTATAGCTTCTGGCTGATCCAGACGGACGGGATCTTCCAGACAGACCAGGAAGCGCAGGCCTATACCGGTAAGAACGGCAGCCGCATCCAGCCTGATGCACATGCGGGCGACCTGAAATTTGTGGATGCAGACGGTGATGGCAATATTGATGATGACGATCGCGTATTCATGGGCAGCGCTTTCCCCGACCTGACCTATGGCTTTACCGCCAACCTGACCTGGAAGAATTTTGACCTGAGCATCTTCCTGCAGGGCGTCAGCGGTGTAAAACTTTTCCACGCCTTCAAGCAAACCACCCTCAACGGTGCAGAGCAGGGTTATAACCGCTGGAACAAGATCCTGGACGCCTGGTCGCCCGAAAACCCCAATTCCACTATTCCGCTGATCCGCGCCAATGATCCCAACAAGAATTTCCAAAGGCCTTCCGACTGGTTCCTGGAGAACGGCAACTATATGCGGATCAAGAATATCCTGGTTGGCTACACCTTCAACCATATCAAATGGACCAATGGTTTGCGGGTATATATAAGTGCAGATAACCTGCTCACCATCACCAAATACTCGGGCATGGACCCCGAAGTAGGCGGCATCGGGTTTGACGGCGGACAATTCCCCGTATCGAGAGTAGTAGCCATCGGCGCCAAATTAAACTTCTGA